One segment of Candidatus Bathyarchaeota archaeon DNA contains the following:
- a CDS encoding proteasome assembly chaperone family protein — MPKEMVDDVEVVETLPLEKGKYTVFLGFAGFGMIGSTAAMYIVRSRGFIERGYVRSKLISPMMILIDGRPRPPFRIYGGDEGLVFIVSEAFLTTESSWPLGLGVMEWLSKKGVKEIVSMEGVLSGARERVIMGFSTGDLSRLNVRPTQEGMISGINACFLDESLRRGIPWTSLFVPTQFMSSVDYGAVADLIEVLNGVFNLKVDVAPLRRRDEELRRMAERLAKGRGGVLSIFRSRSSPPDQAEGA, encoded by the coding sequence ATGCCTAAAGAGATGGTTGATGACGTCGAGGTCGTCGAAACCCTACCCCTTGAGAAGGGAAAATACACCGTTTTCCTCGGATTCGCCGGATTCGGCATGATCGGCAGTACAGCGGCCATGTACATCGTGAGGAGCAGGGGGTTCATTGAGAGGGGTTATGTGAGGTCTAAGCTGATCTCACCGATGATGATCCTCATAGATGGCCGTCCTAGGCCCCCCTTCAGGATCTATGGGGGTGACGAGGGGCTGGTATTCATCGTTAGCGAGGCCTTCTTGACGACTGAAAGCTCATGGCCCCTCGGTCTCGGGGTGATGGAGTGGCTCTCAAAGAAGGGAGTCAAGGAGATCGTATCCATGGAGGGGGTTCTCTCAGGGGCGAGGGAGAGGGTCATAATGGGCTTCAGCACTGGGGACCTCTCCCGACTGAATGTCAGGCCCACCCAAGAGGGGATGATCTCGGGCATCAACGCCTGCTTCCTAGACGAGTCCCTGAGGAGGGGCATCCCATGGACATCCCTCTTCGTCCCAACCCAATTCATGTCGTCGGTAGATTATGGCGCCGTGGCCGACCTCATAGAGGTGCTGAATGGGGTCTTCAACCTCAAGGTGGACGTGGCCCCCCTAAGGAGGAGGGACGAGGAGCTCAGGAGGATGGCGGAGAGGCTGGCCAAGGGGAGGGGCGGGGTTCTGTCGATCTTCAGGTCGAGGAGTTCCCCTCCAGACCAGGCTGAGGGGGCTTGA
- a CDS encoding prefoldin subunit beta, with protein sequence MAEVEQLPPEVQERIARLQQLQSMLQSLVLQRQRVDIELSETERALKTLEKVITGSRIFKSVGSILVEMPKEEVVRDLTERKELLEIRSKALEKQENKARERLASLQEALQRDLGLKPPQPGLEGNSST encoded by the coding sequence ATGGCTGAGGTTGAGCAGCTTCCACCCGAGGTTCAGGAGAGGATAGCCCGCCTACAGCAGCTTCAGAGCATGCTCCAGTCCTTGGTACTCCAGAGGCAGAGGGTCGACATAGAGCTGAGCGAGACGGAGAGGGCTCTAAAGACCCTTGAGAAGGTCATCACGGGCTCGAGGATATTCAAGTCCGTCGGTTCTATCCTAGTCGAGATGCCTAAGGAGGAGGTGGTTAGGGATCTAACGGAGAGGAAGGAGCTCCTAGAGATAAGGTCAAAGGCCTTAGAGAAGCAGGAGAACAAGGCGAGGGAGAGGCTTGCCAGCCTCCAGGAGGCCCTCCAGAGGGATCTAGGCCTCAAGCCCCCTCAGCCTGGTCTGGAGGGGAACTCCTCGACCTGA
- the rpl37ae gene encoding 50S ribosomal protein L37ae (structural models have indicated that the folded zinc-finger motif interacts mainly with domain III of 23S rRNA, whereas the amino-terminal region of L37 interacts primarily with domain II) yields the protein MRLKKRSLGPRLRTRGGLSVRKRWTQVVMELKRPHKCPTCGWPSLKRMSIGIWSCGNCGSRFAGGAYQPTTKTGLASQRVASSKTQQSAII from the coding sequence ATGAGGTTGAAGAAGAGGAGCCTAGGACCAAGGCTGAGAACCCGAGGCGGCCTCTCTGTGAGGAAGAGGTGGACCCAAGTGGTTATGGAGCTGAAGAGGCCGCACAAGTGCCCGACATGCGGATGGCCCTCCCTGAAGAGGATGAGCATAGGGATCTGGAGTTGTGGGAACTGCGGTTCAAGGTTCGCCGGAGGAGCCTACCAGCCCACCACAAAGACCGGCCTCGCCTCCCAGAGGGTTGCAAGCTCAAAGACCCAACAATCAGCGATAATCTGA